AAGCAATTAACCCAAGTTACATGGTTAGGTTTTTTAATTAATGTAATACTTGTTGCTCTAAAAGTCTGTATAGGTTATATTACTCGAAGTCAAGCCCTTATTGCAGATGGTATACATAGTCTTTCTGATGGGATAACAGACCTTGCTGTGATATTTGGAGAACCCTTTTGGACAGCACCTGCTGATGTAGACCATCCCCATGGTCATGGAAGAATAGAGATGCTGGTAACAATATTTATTGGTCTTTTGCTTGGATTGGTTGGCATATTGTTGGGATTTCAGGCTATTAAATCTATTATTCAGTTTGATAAAGAGAAAACTATTTATTCTTTACCAATGACAATTGTCGCCTTTATATCTGTAGTTTCAAAAGAAGCACTGTATCAATATACTGTGTTTGTAGGTCGGAAAATACATTCAACTGCTGTTATCGCAAATGCATGGCATCATCGTTCGGATAGTCTGAGTTCAATTCCTGTGGTAATTGCAGGAATTGGAATTATGATTAATCCTGCATATAGCATATTAGACCCTATAGGTGCTTTAATAGTATGTGTTCTGATTATATACTCCGCATATCGGATAATTCTTCCTATGCTTAAAATTCTGGTTGACAGTGGTATTTCACAGGAGGAAATGTCTCGATTAAAAGAAATTGCGTTATCTATAAAAGGAGTAAAAAGTATCCATGCGATAAGAAGTCGTCATATAGGGGGAGGAATTGCAGTAGATTTGCATGTGTTGGTAGACCCTCAAATGTCTGTTTCTGATGGACATATTATAGCAGGAAAAGTAAAGCATGCACTTTTAGAAAAAGGACAAGATGTTGTAGATGTTTTGATTCACATTGAACCTTATGAAAAAAAACAGACATAGATGTTTAAAAAATAAACTAAAAAACTTGAAAAATAGCACATTTAAGATATGACAATTCAGGCATGATTAAAATTTCAGGATGGTCAGGTGCTGCCCCATGAAATTCTAATAATCGGATTTCTTTTGCTACATTTCTTGATGACCTTTTAATAATTTCCCTAAAATCGTTAGGTGAAATAAAATGAGAACAAGAACAGGTAATTAAA
This window of the Candidatus Hydrogenedens sp. genome carries:
- a CDS encoding cation diffusion facilitator family transporter produces the protein MPQTHYDKNYRKQLTQVTWLGFLINVILVALKVCIGYITRSQALIADGIHSLSDGITDLAVIFGEPFWTAPADVDHPHGHGRIEMLVTIFIGLLLGLVGILLGFQAIKSIIQFDKEKTIYSLPMTIVAFISVVSKEALYQYTVFVGRKIHSTAVIANAWHHRSDSLSSIPVVIAGIGIMINPAYSILDPIGALIVCVLIIYSAYRIILPMLKILVDSGISQEEMSRLKEIALSIKGVKSIHAIRSRHIGGGIAVDLHVLVDPQMSVSDGHIIAGKVKHALLEKGQDVVDVLIHIEPYEKKQT